In Modestobacter versicolor, a single genomic region encodes these proteins:
- a CDS encoding YdcF family protein, which yields MSPGTEFVVQALVALFGVLAVVGALVWSLRKDPRSLRNGVLVILVVHYLLGFIAAVTAWSSVLQTVDGLVLLAVGGLVALGLSLLPLLLVLDGVLMLRRESRSLANALSLLGGLSMICLPLVLVALLRHENAVTGSLAAGLLTAQVCAGLLFLVFAVHTALYARIARRARAHAVIVLGAGLVEGQVPPLLAGRLRRAVTAVEERKAQAEAIVIVPSGGQGRDEPFAEGAAMGEWLRRHGVDADHVLVEDQARTTQENLRYSARLLAEHGVQEPYLIVTSNYHAPRAAMLARRLGIDAQAIGCPTALYYWPSAYLREFVAVLVEHRLLVVISGIAVVGMMALTWSSLTAG from the coding sequence GTGAGCCCGGGGACCGAGTTCGTGGTGCAGGCTCTCGTCGCGCTCTTCGGGGTGCTTGCCGTGGTGGGTGCTCTCGTGTGGTCGCTGCGGAAGGACCCACGATCGCTGCGCAACGGCGTCCTGGTGATCCTGGTGGTGCACTACCTGCTGGGCTTCATCGCCGCGGTCACCGCATGGTCCAGCGTGCTTCAGACCGTCGACGGACTCGTCCTCCTGGCGGTGGGGGGACTGGTCGCGCTCGGTCTCTCCCTGCTGCCACTGCTCCTGGTCCTCGACGGTGTCCTGATGCTGCGCAGGGAGAGTCGATCACTGGCCAATGCGCTGTCACTGCTGGGAGGACTGTCGATGATCTGCCTCCCACTGGTCCTCGTCGCGCTGCTCCGACACGAGAACGCCGTGACCGGTTCCCTGGCGGCGGGGCTCCTCACCGCGCAGGTCTGCGCCGGTCTGCTGTTCCTGGTCTTCGCGGTGCACACCGCGCTGTACGCCAGGATCGCCCGTCGCGCCCGGGCGCACGCGGTGATCGTCCTCGGGGCCGGTCTGGTGGAGGGCCAGGTGCCACCGTTGCTCGCCGGGCGCCTGCGCCGGGCGGTCACCGCCGTCGAGGAGCGGAAGGCGCAGGCCGAGGCGATCGTCATCGTCCCCAGCGGAGGTCAGGGCAGGGACGAGCCGTTCGCAGAAGGGGCGGCCATGGGGGAGTGGCTCCGCCGGCACGGCGTCGACGCCGACCACGTCCTCGTCGAGGACCAGGCACGGACCACACAGGAGAACCTCCGCTACAGCGCACGACTGCTGGCTGAGCACGGGGTGCAGGAGCCGTACCTGATCGTGACGAGCAACTACCACGCTCCCCGCGCCGCGATGCTCGCCCGACGGCTGGGGATCGATGCCCAGGCGATCGGCTGCCCGACCGCGCTGTACTACTGGCCCAGCGCGTACCTCCGCGAGTTCGTGGCGGTGTTGGTCGAGCACCGTCTCCTGGTGGTGATCTCCGGCATCGCGGTCGTGGGGATGATGGCCCTCACCTGGTCGTCCCTGACGGCTGGATGA
- a CDS encoding VanZ family protein has protein sequence MLTVLDAFLDQLGRGAVFALLALAVVAIPVLVVQYRRFGVVDRGRAAGAYLFVVYAVFVVALTLLPLPPPDDVVCVGRNLRPLAFVGAVRDDLADGFSVLSSPALFQLLYNVAMFVPGGVLLRRSFRWPLLHVFVAALVASVAIETVQGTGIFGLYDCAYRVLDVDDVLANVSGAVVGALLAPAVVLVPRPGHGVAGSGRSGALRRATAASVDFLLVGILGGSDLAGTAALLLLVFVAVPVLTGGATPGQRLVRATVVRADGRPASRNALLQRGLLISGSWFVTVAFSRWTGTRAEELPGLVVVAPLVVVAVLVGAVIGTVAIRRDGRAPQDLLTGTEVLVRPQAGDRTAGATDGTT, from the coding sequence GTGCTGACCGTGCTGGACGCGTTCCTGGACCAGCTCGGACGAGGGGCGGTCTTCGCCCTGCTCGCACTCGCCGTGGTGGCGATCCCGGTGCTGGTCGTCCAGTACCGGCGCTTCGGTGTGGTGGACCGGGGACGCGCGGCCGGTGCGTACCTGTTCGTCGTCTACGCCGTCTTCGTCGTCGCGCTGACCCTGCTCCCGCTGCCCCCGCCCGATGACGTGGTGTGCGTGGGGAGGAACCTGCGCCCCCTGGCGTTCGTGGGAGCCGTCCGGGACGACCTGGCCGACGGTTTCTCCGTCCTGTCGAGTCCGGCACTCTTCCAGCTGCTGTACAACGTCGCGATGTTCGTTCCTGGAGGCGTGCTGCTCCGGCGTTCGTTCCGGTGGCCGCTCCTCCACGTGTTCGTGGCGGCGCTGGTGGCCTCCGTGGCGATCGAGACGGTCCAGGGCACCGGCATCTTCGGGCTCTACGACTGTGCCTACCGCGTCCTGGACGTGGACGACGTCCTGGCCAACGTCTCCGGAGCAGTGGTCGGCGCCCTGCTGGCACCGGCGGTCGTCCTGGTGCCGCGACCGGGTCACGGGGTCGCGGGCTCGGGCCGGTCCGGTGCGCTCCGGCGCGCGACCGCAGCGTCGGTCGACTTCCTGCTCGTCGGCATCCTCGGCGGCAGCGACCTGGCCGGTACGGCTGCCCTGCTCCTGCTCGTCTTCGTCGCCGTCCCCGTCCTCACCGGGGGCGCCACCCCCGGACAGCGCCTGGTGCGGGCGACGGTCGTGCGAGCGGACGGTCGTCCTGCCTCGCGGAACGCCCTGCTGCAGCGCGGACTCCTCATCTCCGGCAGCTGGTTCGTCACCGTCGCGTTCTCGCGGTGGACCGGCACCCGGGCCGAGGAGCTGCCCGGCCTGGTCGTCGTGGCCCCGCTGGTCGTCGTGGCCGTCCTCGTCGGCGCGGTCATCGGCACCGTGGCGATCCGGCGGGACGGCCGGGCACCTCAGGACCTGCTCACCGGCACCGAGGTGCTGGTCAGGCCTCAGGCTGGCGACCGCACGGCCGGGGCCACCGACGGAACGACGTGA
- a CDS encoding NAD(P)/FAD-dependent oxidoreductase, producing the protein MFDVLIIGGGVAGLSAALMLGRSHRDVCVLDAGRPRNAPAHRMHNVLTRDGTPPEEYRRAALADLGRYPAITIRSEETTGLTPTRAGFEATVASGRPVAGRRVLLATGLVDVLPPIPGMAELWGSSVFHCPYCHGWETNGQAVAVQGASPQRVRLALQLTRFTDDVVLCTDGAELTAPDDGVLGRAGVGVRPERLVELGARGSRLTELRFSDGGTLPRDALFVASSTRQRSALASGAGCALLPDGGIEVDEFGRTSVPGIYAAGDMAHRSTLPMPLASVTAAGAAGQVAAAVLDQDLLSDDFALPAPFPTATPR; encoded by the coding sequence GTGTTCGACGTGCTCATCATCGGTGGTGGCGTGGCAGGCCTGTCGGCGGCGCTCATGCTCGGTCGTTCGCATCGCGACGTGTGCGTGCTCGACGCCGGGCGGCCACGCAATGCCCCGGCGCACCGCATGCACAACGTGCTCACCCGCGACGGCACGCCGCCCGAGGAGTACCGCCGCGCTGCGCTCGCCGACCTCGGCCGCTACCCGGCCATCACCATCCGGTCCGAGGAGACGACGGGACTCACGCCGACGCGCGCCGGCTTCGAAGCCACGGTCGCCTCGGGCCGGCCGGTCGCCGGACGCCGGGTGCTCCTCGCCACCGGCTTGGTCGACGTCCTGCCGCCGATCCCGGGGATGGCAGAGCTCTGGGGATCGTCGGTCTTCCACTGCCCCTACTGCCACGGCTGGGAGACGAACGGGCAGGCAGTCGCCGTCCAGGGAGCGTCACCGCAGCGGGTGCGACTGGCCCTGCAGCTGACGCGGTTCACGGATGACGTGGTGCTCTGCACTGACGGCGCCGAGCTCACCGCCCCGGACGACGGCGTGCTCGGCAGGGCGGGGGTCGGCGTCCGACCCGAACGACTCGTCGAACTCGGCGCCCGGGGATCCCGCCTGACCGAGCTCCGGTTCAGTGACGGCGGCACACTCCCTCGTGATGCCTTGTTCGTCGCCAGCTCCACCCGTCAGCGGTCCGCGCTGGCCAGCGGCGCGGGGTGCGCACTGCTGCCCGACGGCGGCATCGAGGTGGACGAGTTCGGGCGCACCTCCGTGCCCGGGATCTACGCCGCCGGGGACATGGCCCATCGCTCCACCCTGCCCATGCCGCTGGCGTCGGTGACGGCGGCCGGCGCGGCCGGTCAGGTGGCCGCCGCCGTGCTCGACCAGGACCTGCTCTCGGACGACTTCGCGCTGCCCGCCCCCTTCCCGACGGCGACGCCGCGATGA
- a CDS encoding MerR family transcriptional regulator produces the protein MRSSETWSIGQLAARLGRPPHVLRHWETVGLLRPARDVGGRRCYGPDDLSRIAVIVRGKEAGIGLDELKAILDADPDARLRLLQAHHAELDRRITAIQASQRLTRHAVDCEAGDFTTCPNFQALAREVIGDGVPA, from the coding sequence ATGAGGTCAAGCGAGACGTGGAGCATCGGTCAGCTCGCCGCCCGTCTGGGCAGACCGCCACACGTGCTGCGGCACTGGGAGACGGTGGGTCTGCTCCGTCCCGCCCGGGACGTCGGAGGGCGCCGGTGCTACGGCCCCGACGACCTCTCCCGGATCGCCGTGATCGTCCGTGGCAAGGAAGCAGGGATCGGCCTCGACGAGCTGAAGGCCATCCTGGATGCGGACCCTGACGCCCGCCTTCGCCTGCTCCAGGCCCACCATGCAGAACTCGACCGGCGCATCACGGCGATCCAGGCCTCCCAGCGCCTCACCCGACATGCTGTCGACTGCGAGGCGGGGGACTTCACCACCTGCCCGAACTTCCAGGCGCTGGCGCGGGAGGTGATCGGAGACGGTGTCCCCGCGTAG
- a CDS encoding helix-turn-helix transcriptional regulator, whose product MTRPTARVLAMLELLQTGGQRTVGDLAARLGVDERTVRRYAEHLADLGIPVQAQRGRYGGYRLSPGYKLPPLMLTDDEAVAVVLGLRAAERAGLATTDHAATASALAKVSRVLPRALGQRLDSLLSTAQFTTPVRATAPAGADTLLGLASAAQARRTVLIAYTAWDGRESQRELDVYGLVFHSGRWYVTGHDHGRDDVRTFRLDRIASVEQGDGSYLVPADFEATTQVVSGIAAVRWSHEVSVVLQTTLVDARDRLPRSAGRLSEHVGGVLLETRAERLDGMARMLAGLGWDFEVITPDALRDEVLALSDRLRVSAVRGAVTATTAAPQSP is encoded by the coding sequence GTGACCCGCCCGACCGCTCGCGTGCTGGCCATGCTGGAGCTGCTCCAGACGGGCGGGCAGCGCACCGTCGGCGATCTCGCTGCTCGGCTCGGGGTCGACGAGCGCACGGTGCGTCGTTACGCCGAGCACCTCGCCGACCTCGGCATCCCCGTCCAGGCGCAACGAGGCAGGTACGGCGGCTACCGGCTCTCACCGGGCTACAAGCTGCCGCCGCTCATGCTCACCGACGACGAGGCCGTCGCCGTCGTCCTGGGGCTCAGGGCCGCGGAACGCGCGGGGCTCGCCACCACCGACCACGCAGCGACGGCGAGCGCGCTGGCCAAGGTGTCGCGTGTGCTGCCGCGGGCCCTGGGCCAGCGGCTCGACAGCCTGCTCTCGACCGCACAGTTCACGACCCCGGTGCGGGCCACCGCTCCCGCCGGCGCCGACACGCTGCTCGGTCTCGCCTCGGCTGCGCAGGCGCGGCGCACCGTTCTGATCGCGTACACCGCCTGGGACGGGCGGGAGTCGCAGCGTGAGCTCGATGTCTACGGCTTGGTCTTCCACTCCGGCCGGTGGTACGTCACCGGACACGACCACGGCCGTGATGACGTGCGGACCTTCCGCTTGGACCGCATCGCCTCAGTCGAGCAGGGCGACGGCTCCTACCTCGTGCCCGCTGACTTCGAGGCCACGACGCAGGTCGTGTCGGGCATCGCGGCGGTCAGGTGGTCGCACGAGGTCTCGGTCGTGTTGCAGACCACCCTCGTGGATGCGCGCGACCGACTGCCCCGGAGCGCGGGACGGCTGAGCGAGCACGTCGGCGGAGTGCTCCTCGAGACGCGCGCCGAGCGCCTCGACGGCATGGCCCGCATGCTGGCCGGGCTCGGCTGGGACTTCGAGGTGATCACCCCGGACGCCCTGCGTGACGAGGTGCTCGCCTTGTCCGACCGCCTCCGAGTCAGCGCGGTGCGCGGCGCTGTCACCGCCACCACAGCTGCGCCGCAGAGTCCTTGA
- a CDS encoding alpha/beta fold hydrolase yields the protein MNTATYVLVPGFWLGAWVWSPVADSLRERGHVVHAVDLPGMGERAHLASPETDLTTHIDDVVHLLEQRDLYDVVLVGHSYGALVTTGAADRVPERVARLVYVDSGPLPDGMAQADFEGPDARAANDDLVMTHGEGWKLPPPPWGVLAAEVAEVDDAAVAALVEGSQPQPWLTATQAVALTGAWQRLPRTGVLCSFSLEQLQQMAPHAPVFAHMVDGDWTYVELPTWHWPMVSRPAELAEVLGRSAASA from the coding sequence ATGAACACCGCCACCTACGTCCTCGTCCCCGGCTTCTGGCTCGGCGCCTGGGTCTGGAGCCCCGTCGCAGACTCGCTGCGTGAGCGCGGCCATGTCGTGCACGCCGTCGATCTCCCAGGCATGGGCGAACGCGCCCACCTCGCCTCGCCCGAGACCGACCTGACGACCCACATCGACGACGTCGTCCACCTGCTCGAGCAGCGGGACCTGTACGACGTCGTGCTCGTCGGCCACAGCTACGGCGCCCTCGTGACGACCGGTGCGGCGGACCGCGTGCCTGAGCGCGTGGCGCGCCTGGTCTACGTCGACTCGGGGCCCCTGCCGGACGGCATGGCACAGGCCGACTTCGAGGGACCCGACGCGCGCGCGGCCAACGACGATCTGGTCATGACGCACGGCGAGGGCTGGAAGCTCCCGCCGCCGCCCTGGGGCGTACTCGCGGCCGAGGTGGCCGAGGTCGACGACGCTGCCGTCGCCGCGCTGGTCGAAGGCTCCCAGCCGCAGCCCTGGCTCACCGCCACCCAAGCGGTCGCGCTCACCGGCGCCTGGCAGCGGCTGCCCCGGACGGGTGTGCTGTGCAGCTTCAGCCTCGAGCAACTGCAGCAGATGGCACCGCACGCACCGGTGTTCGCGCACATGGTCGACGGCGACTGGACGTACGTCGAGCTCCCGACGTGGCACTGGCCGATGGTGAGCCGACCGGCGGAACTCGCCGAGGTGCTGGGTCGGTCAGCCGCTAGCGCGTGA
- a CDS encoding GNAT family N-acetyltransferase — MAATHYSPAQVEAWASTRTVSRHRRMIRETTVLVADDAADRVGGFASIALAATGQLERGEVDQLFVAPEHGGRGVARLLLDAIELAAARAGVSDLLTHASWRAVPVFERRGFRHVEVETVHIGDQVLTRALMRRRAP, encoded by the coding sequence GTGGCCGCAACGCACTACAGCCCGGCCCAGGTGGAGGCATGGGCCTCGACCCGCACGGTCTCCCGGCATCGACGGATGATCCGGGAGACGACCGTGCTCGTCGCGGACGACGCGGCGGACCGGGTCGGCGGGTTCGCCTCGATCGCCCTGGCGGCCACGGGTCAGCTGGAGCGTGGCGAGGTCGACCAGCTGTTCGTCGCCCCGGAGCACGGTGGGCGCGGGGTGGCTCGCCTGCTGCTCGACGCGATCGAGCTGGCCGCCGCCCGTGCCGGCGTGTCCGACCTGCTCACCCACGCCTCCTGGCGTGCCGTGCCGGTGTTCGAGCGGCGAGGCTTCCGACACGTCGAGGTGGAGACCGTGCACATCGGCGACCAGGTCCTGACCCGGGCACTGATGCGCAGGCGCGCCCCGTGA
- a CDS encoding DUF4406 domain-containing protein — translation MTTAARPLLVLIAGPYRSGTGDDPELMAANLRTLERAAWPLFQAGHLPVIGEWVALPVLHSAGADVHSPLADQVLYPTAERLLAHCDAVLRLPGESTGADQDVAIARQRGLPVYTRLEDVPGVVVPAVA, via the coding sequence ATGACAACGGCTGCACGACCACTCCTCGTCCTGATCGCCGGGCCGTACCGCTCCGGGACCGGGGACGACCCCGAGCTCATGGCCGCCAACCTCCGCACGCTGGAACGAGCAGCCTGGCCGCTCTTCCAGGCCGGTCACCTGCCGGTGATCGGCGAGTGGGTGGCCCTCCCCGTGCTGCACAGTGCCGGCGCAGACGTCCACTCCCCACTGGCGGACCAGGTGCTCTACCCGACGGCCGAGCGTCTGCTGGCCCACTGCGACGCCGTGCTCCGCCTGCCCGGTGAGTCGACCGGCGCCGACCAGGACGTCGCGATCGCCAGGCAGCGCGGCCTGCCCGTCTACACGCGGCTCGAGGACGTCCCCGGCGTCGTCGTCCCGGCCGTCGCTTGA
- a CDS encoding DeoR/GlpR family DNA-binding transcription regulator — MQPPSDRRVLVTERRDLLLGRLRRDGRVLSTDVAAELGVSEDSVRRDLREMAAAGLCQRVYGGAVPASPAVADYGTRRGVAVDSKARVAVAAVGLIEPGDTVILDGGTTALAVARALPRDLDATIVTHSPTVAAALVDHPSVEVYVLGGRLFKHSAVASGAAAVEAAEAVNADLFLLGVTGVHPDSGLTTGDADEAAMKRALSRRAADTYVLASTEKIGAASRFSVLPLSAVAGVVTDAPADDEAVARLVRMGVRIVPAPVDPA; from the coding sequence ATGCAGCCACCATCAGACCGCCGCGTACTCGTGACCGAACGTCGTGACCTCCTGCTCGGACGGCTGCGTCGCGACGGGCGCGTCCTCTCCACGGACGTCGCGGCCGAGCTGGGGGTGAGCGAGGACAGCGTCCGGCGGGACCTCCGGGAGATGGCCGCGGCCGGCCTGTGCCAACGCGTCTACGGCGGAGCTGTCCCGGCGTCTCCGGCCGTGGCGGACTACGGCACTCGCCGTGGCGTGGCCGTGGACAGCAAGGCGCGCGTGGCAGTGGCAGCCGTCGGCCTCATCGAGCCCGGCGACACCGTGATCCTCGACGGGGGCACGACCGCGCTCGCCGTCGCCCGTGCGCTGCCGCGTGATCTCGACGCGACCATCGTCACGCACAGCCCCACGGTGGCCGCGGCGCTGGTCGACCACCCCAGTGTCGAGGTCTACGTGCTGGGAGGCCGCCTGTTCAAGCACTCCGCGGTCGCCTCCGGAGCGGCTGCGGTGGAGGCGGCCGAGGCGGTCAACGCAGACCTCTTCCTGCTGGGCGTCACCGGTGTGCACCCGGACAGCGGCCTGACCACCGGCGACGCCGACGAGGCGGCGATGAAGCGTGCGCTGTCCCGGCGAGCCGCGGACACCTACGTGCTGGCCAGCACCGAGAAGATCGGTGCCGCGTCGCGGTTCTCCGTCCTGCCGCTGTCGGCCGTGGCCGGCGTGGTGACCGACGCGCCCGCCGACGACGAGGCCGTGGCGCGGCTGGTGCGGATGGGCGTCCGGATCGTCCCGGCACCCGTCGACCCGGCGTGA